From a region of the Panicum virgatum strain AP13 chromosome 2K, P.virgatum_v5, whole genome shotgun sequence genome:
- the LOC120675907 gene encoding germin-like protein 1-3 — MANNKLPALPLAAVLLALAASSLAGDPDMLQDICVADYKSLNGPLRLNGFPCKRLENVTADDFFSGLLAIPGDTGNAAGSAVTVANVERLPGLNTLGVSMARIDFAPWGVNPPHTHPRATEVIFVLQGSLDVGFVTTANRLYARTVCRGEVFVFPRGLVHYQRNNGGTPAAVMSAFNSQLPGTQAVVQTLFGASPAVPTDVLARAFQIDGGLVEAIKSKFPPK; from the exons ATGGCAAACAACAAGCTCCCCgcccttcccctcgccgccgtcctcctggcGCTCGCCGCGTCCTCActcgccggcgaccccgacATGCTCCAGGACATCTGCGTCGCCGACTACAAGTCCCTCAACGGCC CTCTGAGGCTGAACGGGTTCCCGTGCAAGAGGCTGGAGAACGTGACGGCCGACGACTTCTTCTCCGGCCTGCTCGCGATCCCCGGCGACACGGGCAACGCGGCGGGGTCGGCGGTGACGGTGGCGAACGTGGAGAGGCTCCCGGGGCTCAACACCCTGGGCGTGTCCATGGCGCGGATCGACTTCGCGCCGTGGGGCGTCAACCCGCCGCACACGCACCCGCGCGCCACCGAGGTCATCTTCGTGCTCCAGGGCTCCCTCGACGTGGGGTTCGTCACCACCGCCAACAGGCTCTACGCCCGCACCGTCTGCAGGGGCGAGGTCTTCGTCTTCCCGCGCGGCCTCGTCCACTACCAGAGGAACAACGGCGGCACCCCCGCCGCGGTCATGTCGGCATTCAACAGCCAGCTGCCGGGCACGCAGGCCGTCGTCCAGACCCTCTTCGGTGCCTCGCCTGCAGTGCCCACCGACGTGCTGGCCAGGGCGTTCCAGATCGACGGCGGCCTCGTGGAGGCCATCAAGTCCAAGTTCCCGCCCAAGTAA